A stretch of the Bacillus sp. FJAT-18017 genome encodes the following:
- a CDS encoding formate dehydrogenase accessory protein FdhE encodes MKTSVVSKEYLNLQKEIISLQERWKESLGEQSVNIKVDKASLAAGVPVASQAIFDFDIPLFLQWIEELRTLLVKHNNSMEEKLAFLSKLIDENTAQRWIDEALAFNDMYFSDFAEDHEVEGWIPHFIAETVLRPYLQLAAEKAQPSISFGVHGAGCPLCGEPARLAQLEGEGKKELYCPRCLVHWHDKRITCTHCGNDEHDTIKFISVEGDSTSQIQACDKCMGYIKIVDTRQFIKRPSSAILDLNTLHLDFIAQENGYHTGGGAGQNQQ; translated from the coding sequence TTGAAGACATCCGTGGTATCCAAAGAGTATTTGAATTTGCAAAAAGAGATTATCAGCCTTCAGGAAAGATGGAAAGAAAGCCTTGGGGAACAATCAGTCAATATAAAAGTAGATAAAGCATCGTTGGCGGCAGGGGTGCCAGTGGCATCTCAGGCAATTTTTGATTTTGATATACCACTATTTTTACAGTGGATAGAGGAATTAAGGACTCTGTTGGTGAAACATAATAATAGTATGGAAGAAAAGCTCGCTTTTCTAAGCAAGTTAATTGATGAAAACACTGCACAACGCTGGATTGATGAAGCGTTAGCATTTAATGATATGTATTTTTCCGATTTCGCAGAAGATCACGAAGTAGAAGGGTGGATTCCCCATTTCATAGCAGAGACCGTGCTTCGCCCATATTTACAGCTTGCAGCTGAGAAGGCACAGCCTAGTATCTCCTTTGGCGTCCATGGTGCCGGCTGTCCTCTATGCGGAGAGCCTGCCAGACTTGCGCAACTAGAAGGAGAAGGAAAGAAAGAGCTATATTGTCCGCGTTGTTTGGTCCACTGGCATGACAAAAGGATCACTTGCACCCACTGTGGGAATGACGAACATGACACAATTAAATTTATTTCTGTTGAAGGAGATTCAACATCCCAAATCCAGGCATGCGACAAATGCATGGGTTATATCAAGATTGTTGATACACGTCAATTCATTAAAAGGCCGTCCTCAGCCATTTTGGATTTGAACACCCTGCACCTTGATTTTATTGCCCAAGAAAACGGTTATCATACCGGAGGCGGTGCAGGACAGAATCAACAATAG
- a CDS encoding 4Fe-4S dicluster domain-containing protein, which translates to MPEYVKYVDVTKCDGCRACMVACKNWNDLPTEDVTYQGSVQSHPKVTADTWNVLEYIEHENSKGHLDYLFRHSACFHCTDAACEKVCPEDAISYTEFGTVVIDHEKCVGCGYCVQNCPFDVISLKNYIDKNGDEYRKANKCTMCTDRIEEGMQPACVTVCHTGSMEFGDKNEMIKKAEKRVTEIKERYPNAMVYNPQGVGGTHTVYVLAEKPSVYGLPENPKVPTSAVLWKDYAQPLGKMALGATTMALVGAFVTNKIFSKKTEEAEHKNGGEGHE; encoded by the coding sequence ATGCCGGAATATGTAAAATATGTTGACGTCACCAAATGCGATGGCTGTAGGGCTTGCATGGTCGCCTGCAAAAACTGGAATGACCTTCCTACAGAGGATGTAACGTACCAAGGCAGCGTCCAGTCCCATCCTAAAGTAACGGCCGATACATGGAATGTGCTGGAGTATATCGAGCATGAAAATTCAAAAGGACATCTTGACTATCTGTTCCGCCATTCTGCATGTTTCCATTGTACAGATGCCGCATGTGAGAAGGTTTGTCCTGAAGATGCCATCTCCTATACAGAATTTGGAACAGTTGTTATCGATCATGAAAAGTGCGTAGGCTGCGGATATTGCGTCCAAAACTGCCCATTCGACGTGATTTCCCTAAAGAATTATATTGATAAAAACGGTGATGAGTACCGTAAGGCCAACAAATGTACAATGTGTACTGACCGTATCGAAGAAGGCATGCAGCCAGCATGTGTCACTGTCTGCCATACGGGCTCGATGGAGTTTGGCGACAAAAATGAAATGATCAAAAAGGCAGAAAAGCGCGTGACTGAAATCAAGGAACGCTATCCGAATGCAATGGTTTACAACCCACAGGGAGTTGGCGGTACTCATACAGTGTATGTACTTGCCGAGAAGCCGTCTGTATACGGATTGCCTGAAAATCCGAAGGTACCAACCTCCGCAGTACTTTGGAAAGACTATGCCCAGCCACTCGGCAAAATGGCGCTTGGTGCAACTACCATGGCCCTTGTTGGTGCATTTGTAACAAATAAGATTTTCAGTAAAAAAACTGAAGAAGCTGAGCATAAGAATGGTGGTGAAGGCCATGAGTAA
- the mobA gene encoding molybdenum cofactor guanylyltransferase has protein sequence MKATAILLSGGKSSRMGTNKALLEIGGKPTIERIKDELSGIFEEIILVTNDSKQYGFLNVVTVGDEYPGMGPLAGIHAGLKASSFDSNLIVACDMPFVSGKLAETLIMQVGNHDAIIPVFGGTHHPLFAVYQKSIIKEIESCIIGGNLRIKDLLRKIDTFYIDEEELQKYSAIALDKIFFNMNHPEEYEVAKQALKDKSRM, from the coding sequence ATGAAGGCGACAGCCATCCTACTATCCGGCGGGAAATCAAGCAGGATGGGAACGAATAAAGCGTTATTGGAAATTGGCGGGAAACCTACTATTGAAAGAATTAAAGATGAACTCAGTGGCATTTTTGAAGAAATCATTCTAGTTACGAATGATTCAAAACAATATGGTTTCCTAAATGTGGTGACGGTTGGAGACGAATATCCTGGAATGGGGCCGTTGGCAGGTATTCATGCAGGTCTTAAAGCCTCGAGTTTTGACTCTAATTTAATAGTTGCGTGCGACATGCCATTTGTATCAGGGAAGCTAGCTGAAACCCTTATTATGCAAGTGGGAAATCATGATGCTATCATTCCGGTCTTTGGGGGAACACACCACCCCCTTTTCGCCGTGTACCAAAAGAGTATAATAAAAGAGATTGAGTCCTGTATTATTGGAGGAAATCTCCGGATTAAGGATCTTTTAAGAAAAATAGATACTTTTTATATTGATGAAGAAGAGTTGCAGAAGTATTCTGCAATTGCTTTGGATAAGATTTTTTTCAATATGAATCATCCTGAAGAGTATGAAGTTGCGAAACAAGCACTAAAAGATAAAAGCAGAATGTAA
- the fdnG gene encoding formate dehydrogenase-N subunit alpha produces MNLNRRQFLKLSGATAATLAIVELGFDEKKAHAQSKELKTANAKVTPTICCYCGVGCGILVHTKDNTVVYTEGDPDNPINEGKLCSKGTTLRQLYTSEKRVLKPRYRAPGSDTWEEKDWEWMYETITKRVKETRDASFVEKEDGMTVNKTERIASVGGAALDNEEVYLLSKLMRGLGVVYLEHQARIUHSSTVAGLAPTFGRGAMTNHWNDLQYTDCALIMGANPAENHPISFRWLTKARENGGKIVSVDPRFTRSSALADVYAPLRSGTDIAFLAGMVNYAMEKNLIHKEYVANYTNASFIVKDSYDFNDGLFSGYDETKRSYDKTLWAFEKDKDDNFVKDLTLEHPRSVYQLMKKHYSRYTVDKIVEATGTPKEDFLKVCEAFCSTGKVGKSGVIMYAMGITQHTVGSQNVRAMAILQLLLGNVGIPGSGLAAMRGESNVQGSTDFGLLYGDLPGYVGTPKSSVPEHATLAGYNEKETPKAGYWSNKPKFLVSMLKAWYGPNATKKNEFCYQYLPKGNKNYSHINLFKAMYDKQLDGAFLFGTNPVVGGPNAGEEKKALGNLKWLVAVDLWETESSAFWQKETGANPYDIATEVFLLPACASFEKEGSVSNSSRWMQYRWKAIEPKGESKADLEIIHEFATRIKALYKNENTPAAKPINALYWNFGEGHHPDIDLVCREINGYDVKTGKQIAGFGDLLDDGSTCSGNWIYSGFYPEEGNRAKNRDNKTGGKHFLNWSYAWPMNRRILYNRASADLNGKPWSEEKAVIHWDAAQKKWVGDDVPDFKAVVSPSEPGGKNPFIMVANGQVASIFASAMNEGPFPEHYEPFESPIKNPFSSQDLNPAVQIFDGDFNKKGDKEKFPIVATTYRVSEHWQSGSMTRNQEWLSEIAAHMFVEISEELAKEKGIKGKDRVIVTSARGEIEAYAMITKRFKPYTIQGKKVHQIGMPWNFGYKGYATGDSANRLTPHIGDANTTIPEYKAFLCDVRRKG; encoded by the coding sequence ATCAACCTGAATCGCCGGCAGTTCTTGAAATTGTCAGGCGCTACAGCAGCTACATTGGCCATCGTTGAGCTTGGGTTTGACGAAAAGAAAGCCCATGCACAATCGAAAGAGCTGAAGACAGCCAATGCAAAAGTAACACCAACCATTTGCTGCTATTGCGGCGTAGGGTGCGGAATCCTTGTCCACACAAAGGACAACACTGTTGTATACACAGAAGGGGATCCAGACAACCCAATCAACGAAGGAAAACTTTGTTCAAAGGGAACAACCCTGAGACAGCTTTATACCTCAGAAAAGCGTGTGTTGAAGCCGCGCTACCGCGCACCGGGCAGCGATACATGGGAAGAAAAAGATTGGGAATGGATGTATGAAACAATCACAAAGCGTGTGAAAGAAACCCGCGATGCTTCTTTTGTTGAAAAAGAAGATGGTATGACAGTTAATAAAACAGAGAGAATTGCAAGCGTAGGCGGTGCCGCGCTCGACAACGAAGAAGTTTATCTTCTGTCCAAATTGATGAGAGGGCTTGGCGTCGTATATCTCGAACACCAGGCACGAATATGACATAGTTCTACGGTTGCCGGTCTGGCACCTACATTTGGTCGTGGAGCAATGACTAACCATTGGAATGATCTGCAATATACTGATTGTGCGTTAATTATGGGGGCAAACCCTGCGGAGAACCATCCGATTTCGTTCAGGTGGCTGACAAAGGCAAGGGAAAATGGAGGAAAAATTGTCTCTGTCGACCCACGCTTTACAAGGTCTTCAGCATTGGCTGACGTCTATGCGCCGCTTCGCTCTGGAACCGACATCGCATTCCTGGCTGGGATGGTCAATTATGCAATGGAAAAAAACCTAATCCACAAAGAGTATGTTGCTAACTATACAAACGCTTCTTTCATTGTGAAAGATAGCTATGATTTTAACGATGGCCTATTCTCTGGCTATGATGAAACTAAAAGGTCCTATGATAAAACCCTTTGGGCTTTTGAAAAAGACAAAGATGACAACTTCGTCAAGGATTTGACACTTGAACATCCGCGTTCTGTCTATCAGTTGATGAAGAAACATTATTCCCGCTATACAGTCGACAAAATTGTTGAAGCCACAGGAACTCCTAAAGAAGATTTCCTAAAAGTCTGCGAAGCATTTTGTTCAACAGGGAAAGTTGGAAAATCTGGCGTCATCATGTACGCAATGGGCATCACCCAGCATACAGTTGGTTCCCAAAACGTGCGTGCAATGGCAATCTTGCAGCTTCTATTGGGTAACGTTGGTATTCCGGGAAGCGGCTTGGCTGCAATGCGCGGAGAATCAAACGTTCAGGGATCAACCGACTTTGGCCTCCTTTACGGGGATCTCCCAGGCTATGTTGGGACGCCAAAATCTTCTGTGCCTGAACACGCAACACTGGCGGGATACAACGAAAAAGAAACACCTAAAGCTGGCTACTGGAGCAATAAGCCTAAGTTCCTTGTCAGTATGCTGAAAGCCTGGTATGGCCCGAATGCAACGAAAAAGAACGAATTCTGCTATCAGTATCTGCCAAAAGGCAATAAAAACTATTCGCATATCAACCTGTTTAAAGCAATGTACGACAAACAGCTTGATGGAGCATTCCTGTTTGGAACCAACCCGGTTGTCGGCGGCCCGAATGCCGGAGAAGAGAAGAAAGCACTAGGCAACCTGAAATGGCTTGTCGCAGTTGACCTGTGGGAAACTGAATCCTCCGCGTTCTGGCAAAAGGAAACAGGAGCAAATCCTTACGATATCGCAACGGAAGTATTCCTGCTGCCTGCCTGTGCTTCATTTGAAAAAGAAGGATCTGTTTCGAACAGCTCCCGCTGGATGCAGTACCGCTGGAAAGCAATCGAGCCAAAAGGTGAATCGAAAGCAGACCTTGAAATCATTCATGAGTTCGCAACACGAATCAAGGCTCTTTACAAAAATGAAAACACACCAGCTGCAAAGCCAATCAATGCGCTTTATTGGAATTTTGGCGAAGGCCATCACCCTGATATTGACTTGGTATGCCGGGAAATCAATGGCTATGATGTGAAAACCGGAAAACAGATTGCCGGATTTGGCGACCTGCTTGATGATGGTTCCACTTGCAGCGGAAACTGGATTTACAGTGGATTTTATCCGGAAGAAGGCAACCGTGCCAAAAACCGTGATAACAAAACTGGAGGCAAACACTTCCTGAACTGGTCATACGCTTGGCCAATGAACCGCCGTATCCTGTACAACCGCGCATCTGCCGATTTGAACGGCAAGCCATGGAGTGAAGAAAAGGCAGTTATCCATTGGGATGCAGCCCAGAAGAAGTGGGTCGGGGACGATGTGCCAGACTTCAAGGCAGTTGTATCCCCATCAGAACCAGGCGGAAAAAATCCGTTCATTATGGTGGCAAATGGCCAGGTTGCGTCAATTTTTGCTTCAGCCATGAATGAAGGGCCGTTCCCAGAGCATTATGAGCCATTTGAAAGCCCAATCAAGAACCCATTCTCAAGCCAGGATTTGAACCCAGCAGTCCAGATTTTTGACGGCGACTTTAACAAAAAAGGTGACAAAGAGAAGTTTCCAATTGTCGCTACAACATACCGTGTCAGCGAACACTGGCAATCCGGTTCAATGACTAGGAACCAGGAATGGCTCTCTGAAATTGCTGCCCATATGTTTGTTGAAATCAGTGAGGAACTGGCAAAGGAAAAAGGCATCAAGGGCAAGGATAGAGTCATTGTAACGTCAGCGCGCGGTGAAATTGAAGCGTATGCGATGATTACGAAGCGCTTTAAACCATACACAATCCAAGGCAAAAAGGTCCACCAGATCGGCATGCCATGGAACTTTGGTTACAAAGGATACGCAACCGGGGATTCAGCTAACCGTTTAACGCCGCATATCGGTGATGCAAACACAACGATTCCTGAGTATAAAGCATTCCTTTGCGACGTAAGGAGGAAGGGCTAA
- a CDS encoding formate dehydrogenase subunit gamma, translating into MSKPQLRDVKVRRFPLAFVWAHAINGIAFFALYITALPMYTEFFDWLYPVFGGPEGARLLHRIFAVAFIAPTFILLIFSPKWFMLWMKELITWKKRDIAFFGNFVKELFGLKFDHVKQTFFNAGEKINSILQIFCAILVIGSGFTMWFPEYFPKALIQWGYFLHNVGFAIGIAVIVGHIYLSVIHKHSRPGWTGVVTGKVPAWWAKGHYSDWYDEEVEKGNFPDLDKLDKKKHKGA; encoded by the coding sequence ATGAGTAAACCGCAATTGAGGGATGTTAAAGTTCGCCGTTTCCCATTGGCATTTGTCTGGGCCCATGCGATCAATGGTATAGCCTTCTTTGCTCTATACATTACGGCTCTGCCTATGTATACCGAATTCTTTGACTGGCTCTATCCAGTTTTCGGAGGTCCTGAGGGCGCACGTTTGCTGCACAGAATTTTCGCTGTGGCTTTCATAGCGCCGACCTTTATCCTATTAATCTTCAGCCCGAAGTGGTTTATGCTCTGGATGAAGGAATTAATAACCTGGAAAAAGCGTGACATAGCGTTTTTTGGAAACTTCGTCAAAGAATTGTTTGGCTTAAAGTTTGATCATGTCAAACAAACATTCTTTAACGCAGGTGAAAAAATTAACTCGATTCTCCAGATCTTCTGTGCAATCCTGGTCATCGGTTCCGGCTTCACAATGTGGTTTCCAGAGTACTTCCCTAAAGCACTTATTCAATGGGGATACTTCCTTCATAATGTCGGCTTTGCGATTGGAATAGCGGTTATTGTCGGACACATTTATCTCAGTGTTATCCACAAGCACTCACGCCCAGGCTGGACTGGCGTAGTAACCGGAAAGGTTCCTGCATGGTGGGCTAAAGGCCACTACAGTGACTGGTATGATGAAGAAGTGGAAAAGGGCAACTTCCCCGACCTTGATAAGCTGGACAAGAAAAAACACAAAGGTGCATAA
- a CDS encoding molybdopterin molybdotransferase MoeA — MQFFKVKTVEDTFSLIDEKVGRTAVVENRGLEEALGYVLAEPVQAREDVPGFDRSTVDGYAVIAADTFGSSESMPGFLTLVGEVKMGETASVPVGFGQAVYVPTGGMIPAGSDSVIMIEHCEEISGLLNIYKQVAPGENIIRRGEDIRDGELLLKEGIRLRPQEIGALASLGITDVPVYRRIRAGYLSSGDEIVPFETAELQIGQIRDINYLTIAGLARDWGIDLVYGGIVPDTFEEFQQRAKQLFKQVDCLILSGGSSVGAKDYTTDVIQSLGSPGVFVHGISIKPGKPTILAIAGGKPVIGLPGHPASAMIIFNLFGERILKRLQGETIVKRPDRIFARITKNIPSSPGRSDYIRVSLFEQKGEWWAEPIIGKSGLITTLVKSDGIVEITSEKEGIAQGEYVPVMATR, encoded by the coding sequence ATGCAATTTTTCAAGGTCAAAACAGTAGAGGATACTTTTAGTTTGATTGACGAAAAAGTGGGGAGAACTGCTGTGGTTGAAAACCGCGGGCTGGAGGAAGCACTTGGCTATGTACTGGCAGAACCAGTGCAGGCGCGTGAAGATGTTCCAGGCTTTGATAGGTCTACTGTTGATGGTTATGCAGTCATAGCGGCCGATACATTTGGGTCCTCCGAGTCTATGCCCGGCTTCCTAACGCTCGTGGGTGAAGTGAAAATGGGCGAAACTGCTTCTGTACCGGTCGGTTTCGGTCAAGCTGTGTATGTGCCGACTGGGGGTATGATTCCCGCTGGAAGTGATAGCGTAATCATGATTGAGCATTGCGAAGAAATCAGCGGCCTTCTAAATATCTATAAGCAGGTGGCACCAGGAGAAAATATCATCCGCAGGGGTGAAGATATAAGGGATGGTGAACTGCTTCTTAAAGAGGGGATTCGACTGAGGCCGCAGGAAATTGGCGCCCTTGCTTCACTCGGAATAACGGATGTGCCAGTGTATCGCCGTATTCGGGCTGGCTATTTGTCTTCCGGGGATGAAATCGTTCCATTTGAAACAGCTGAATTGCAAATAGGCCAAATCCGCGATATCAATTATTTGACGATTGCAGGTCTTGCTCGTGACTGGGGAATTGACCTGGTCTATGGCGGGATTGTTCCTGATACGTTTGAAGAATTTCAACAAAGGGCGAAGCAGTTATTTAAACAGGTTGATTGCCTCATTCTATCAGGAGGCAGCTCGGTTGGGGCAAAAGACTATACAACCGATGTAATTCAATCCCTTGGAAGCCCAGGCGTGTTTGTTCATGGGATATCCATCAAGCCGGGCAAACCGACAATCCTTGCAATCGCTGGCGGGAAACCCGTGATTGGCCTTCCTGGCCATCCAGCATCCGCCATGATTATTTTTAACCTGTTCGGTGAAAGAATTTTGAAAAGGCTGCAGGGAGAAACAATCGTAAAAAGGCCTGACAGGATTTTTGCCAGAATCACAAAAAATATTCCTTCAAGTCCCGGCCGATCCGATTATATTCGGGTCAGTCTGTTTGAACAGAAAGGCGAATGGTGGGCTGAACCAATCATTGGCAAATCTGGTTTAATTACGACATTGGTGAAGAGCGATGGGATTGTAGAGATCACTTCAGAAAAAGAGGGCATCGCCCAGGGCGAATATGTCCCAGTGATGGCAACAAGGTAG
- the fdhD gene encoding formate dehydrogenase accessory sulfurtransferase FdhD, which yields MNRKSCPEEYPINLTVNGYEIAVFQLTKSDLEDWVYGYLFSEGMIDIADDVEKVEFHEGMATLEVTLNNSFDGDKMFSKKKHYTAGCGRGVTFFSMTDVKEFGRNNSTKNYPLSYLLKKRAEFAQASELYLETGGMHGACIVDEAGNMEIREDIGRHNAVDKIIGHAIRNRLNPEDLILLTTGRVSYEMLSKAAKFGFAVIGSRTAATKQAIQLAKYLNIEVVGYLRGKMAVIYTTAGRVHSDLRESVVAAESN from the coding sequence ATGAACAGAAAAAGCTGTCCTGAGGAATATCCGATCAATCTTACAGTCAACGGTTATGAAATTGCCGTTTTTCAGCTTACGAAATCTGATTTAGAAGACTGGGTGTATGGCTATCTCTTCTCGGAAGGGATGATTGACATAGCGGATGATGTTGAGAAAGTGGAGTTTCACGAAGGTATGGCAACGCTCGAAGTTACATTGAATAATTCTTTTGATGGAGACAAGATGTTTTCAAAAAAGAAGCATTACACTGCTGGGTGCGGCCGTGGAGTAACCTTCTTCTCAATGACAGATGTAAAGGAATTTGGAAGAAATAATTCAACTAAGAACTACCCTTTAAGTTATTTATTGAAGAAACGTGCTGAATTTGCGCAAGCTTCGGAGCTCTACCTGGAAACAGGAGGCATGCATGGAGCATGCATCGTTGATGAAGCTGGCAATATGGAGATCCGGGAAGATATCGGGAGACACAATGCTGTCGACAAAATCATTGGCCATGCAATTCGCAATCGGCTTAATCCGGAAGATTTGATTCTCCTTACTACAGGGCGCGTGTCATATGAAATGCTATCCAAGGCAGCAAAGTTTGGCTTCGCCGTCATCGGCTCTAGGACAGCTGCAACAAAGCAGGCCATCCAGTTAGCCAAATATCTAAATATAGAAGTAGTAGGCTATTTAAGGGGGAAAATGGCTGTAATTTATACTACTGCAGGCAGGGTCCACAGTGACCTTCGAGAATCCGTTGTTGCTGCAGAATCGAATTGA